Within the Pengzhenrongella sicca genome, the region TGCCCCGGTCGGACACCCCGACCGCGCCGCGGACCCCGAAGCCGCGCTCGGTGAAGTTCAACCCGTTGCGCACCCCGCGCCCGATGCCGTCGTAGGGAACCCACTGGATGAACGAGGTGTCCAGACCGCCGGTAAGGATGAAGTCCTCGACCAGGCGCCCGATCTCGTTGTCCGCCAGCGCCGTCACGACCGCTCCGCGCAGCCCGAACGCGCGCCGCAGCCCGCGGGCGACGTTGTACTCCCCGCCGCCCTCCCACGCCCGGAACGACCGAGCGGTGCGGATACGACCCTCGCCCGGGTCCAGGCGCAGCATGACCTCACCGAGCGAGACCGCGTCGTAGCGGCACTCGGCGGCGGGCCGGATGTCCAGGCCGTTGCTCACCGTCATGGTCACTTCCCCGCAGTCAGCGACGCGGCGAGCGCGACGGCCTCGAGGGTCAGCGCGGTGATGCCCGCGAAGTTCCCCGCCGTGACCAGGTCGCGCGGGCACATCCACGACCCGCCCACGGCGGCCACGTTCGCCAGCGCGAGGTAGTCCGCGAGGTTCTTCGGCCCGACACCGCCGGTGGGCACGAACGACACCTGACCGAACGGCGCGGCGAGCGCCTTGATCGCCGCTGCGCCGCCCGAGGTCCCGGCCGGGAAGAACTTCACCGTGGTCAGCCCGAGCTCGAGCGCCGCCTGGATCTCCGTCGCGGTCACCGCGCCAGCCAGCGCCAGCACCCCGTGCTCCTGGCAACGCTCGACCACCGCGCGCGAGAGCCCGGGAGAGACGATGTAGTTCGCCCCGGCCTCGACGGCCTGGTCGACCTGCTCCGCGGTCAGCACCGTACCGGCACCCACGAGGATGTCCCCCCGCGCCGACATCGCCTTGATCGAGTCCCGCGCCGCAGCCGTGCGGAACGTGACCTCGGCCACCGGCAACCCGCCGGCGACCAGCGCACCAGCCAGGGAATCGGCGTCGGCGGCGTCGTCGAGCACGACAACGGGAACAAGGCGCGCAGCGCGCAAAGAAGCAAGGACGTCCATGAGGTAATCCATTTCACTAGGAGGAAAGGTGAATCGAGTGCACGGGTCGGGTGATGCGCGTCGGGGTTAGCGGGCGAGCCAGCCGCCGTCGACGGCGAGGACCTGGCCGTGGACGTAGGTGGCGGCGGGTGAGGCGAGGAAGACGACGACGTTGCCGATGTCGTCGGGCTGGCCCCAGCGGCCGGCGGGGATGCGGACGGAGAGCTGTTCCATCCGGGCCGGGTCGGCGAGCAGGGCGGTGTTCATCTCGGTGGCCATGTAGCCGGGGGCGACGGCGTTGACGTTGACGCCCTTGCTGGACCACTCGTTGCAGAGCGCCTTGGTGAGCTGGGCGACGGCGCCCTTGCTCGCGGCGTAGGCGGGCACGGTCAGACCACCCTGGAACGACAGCAGGGAGGCGAGGTTGACGATCTTGCCCTCGCCGCGTTCGAGCATCGGCCGGCCGAACAGCTGGCAGAGCTGGAACACCGCGCGCACGTTGATGTCCAGGACGCGGTCCCAGGCCTCGAGGGGGAAGTCGACGGCGGGATAACGGTCCTGGGTGCCGGCGTTGTTGACGAGGATGTCGACCTGGTGGTCGGCGAGCACGTGCGCGGCGGTGACCGCGATCGCGTCGGAGTCGGCCAGGTCGAGGGTCGCGAAGTGCACGCGGCGCCCGAGGGAGGCGCCGTAGGCGACGAGGTCGTCCGGGACGGCGTTGCGGCCGAGCACGACGACGTCGGCGCCCGCGACGAGCAGGGCCTCGGTGATGCCGCGGCCCAGGCCGCGGCCGCCGCCGGTGACGGCGGCGGTCTTGCCGGTCAGATCGAACGGGGCGCTCATGCGTCGGCCTTTCCAGGAAGCGGGGTGAGCAGGACCTTCAGGCAGTCCTGGCCGGAGGTGGCGGCGTCGAACGCGGCGCTGACGTCGGCGAGGTCGAACGCCTTGGTCGGGAACGCCGCCAGGTGCAGGGCGTCGGTCGCGATCAGGTCGATCGCGGCCGTGACGTCGGCGGTCGTGTACACGCGCACGCCGATGACGGTCTGCTCCTTGAAGCAGATCGCTTGCAGGTCGATCGGGGTGGGCTGCTTGTAGACGCCGACGACCACGATGCGCCCGCGCACGCGGGTGGTCGCGGCGAGCTCGGCGGCGACGGTGGGGTGGGCCGCGGAGTCGAACGTGGTGTCCGCGCCCTCGCCGCCGGTCAGCGGCGCGAGGGTCGCGGCCATCGTCGAGTCCGGGGCGACCACGGTGAAGCCGAGGCCGGCCGCGACCTCGCGGCGCCACGCGGACGGCTCGGTGATCACGACGTGCTTCGCGCCGGCGTGCCGGGCGACCAGCGCGGTCAGGACCCCGATCGGGCCCGCGCCGTAGACCGCGACGGTGTCACCGGCCGCCATGCCGGACAGGTCCACGGCGTGCACCGCGACCGCGAGCGGCTCGGCGAGCGTCGCGGTGCGCGGGTCGACGCCGGCAGGCACCGCGTGCAGCACCTCGGGCGGCAGCGCGACGTACTGCGCCATCGCGCCGGCCGCGTCGATGCCGTACAGGCCCAGGTTGCGGCACACGTGGGTGAGACCGTCCAGGCAGGCCTTGCACTGCCCGCAGCTGATCAGGGGCTCGACGACCACCAAGGTCCCGGCCGCGGGACCAGTCGCGCCGGCCACCTCGACCCAGCCCGACATCTCGTGACCCATGATCAGCGGCGCCGTGGCCCGAGGGTGCTTGCCGTGCAGGATCGACAGGTCGGTCCCGCAGATCCCGTTGTACGCGACCTTCACAAGCGCCCACCCGGCCGGCACCACCGGCACCGGCACCTGCCCAACCTCGACGTCATCCGCGGCCACCCACCGGGCGGCGGTCATCATGGTCATCTCAGTCTCCTGTCACAGCTGTTGACGGCGCGCAGGTGCTGTTGCGGCCGGGGGTGCCGAGCACCTCGGGGTTGACGATGTTGCGCGGGGCGCGGCCGGCGCACACCTCGAGGACGTTCTCGACGGTGCGGCGCTTGAGCTCGTCGTAGGACTCCTCTGTGTACCAGGCCAGGTGCGGCGTCAGCACGACCGAGTCGAAGGTCGTCAGGGGGTGCCCGGCGGCGAGCGGCTCGGACTCGTGCACGTCGATCGCGGCGCCGAGGATCGAGCCGGCGCGCAGGGCCTCGACGAGGGCGTCGCCGTCGACGACGCCGCCGCGGCTGGTGTTGACGAGGATCGCGTCGGTGCGCATGCGGGCGAGCTCGGCCGCGCCGATCATCCCGCGGGTCTCGTCGGTCAGCGGGGTGTGCAGCGAGATGACCTGGGAGCGTTCGAGCAGCTCGTCCAGGGTGACCGCGGCGAACCCGTGGAACACCTGGCCGGGCGTCGCCGCGACGTCGTAGGCGATGACCTCGTAGCCCAGGCCGGCGGCCTTGCGGGCGGTCGCCGTGCCGATCAGGCCCAGACCGATGATCCCGAACACCCGGCCGCGGGTCTGGAACAGCGGCCGCACGGCAGCCAGGTCGAACGACCCGGCCCGGACCCCGCGGTCCAGCCGCGGGATCCCGCGCACCGCGGCCAAGGTCAGGCCGATCGCGTGGTCGGAGACGGACTCCGTGCCGTAGTCGGGCACGTTGCACACAGCGATTCCACGGGCGGTCGCCGCGGCGATGTCGACCGAGTCCACGCCGACGCCGTAGCGCCCGATCGCGCGCAAGCGCGGCAGGGCGTCCATCACCTCGGCAGTGATCTGCGCGTACTGCACGAGGATCGCGTCGGCGTCGGCCGCGTTCGCGATCAGCTCCGCAGCCGACCGCGACTGCGTGAGCACGAGCTCGGCGCCGGCGGGGTCGGTTAGGTCATGCTCGGGGGCGAACGAGTCGTGGTCGCACTCCGTGATGACGATTCTCGTCGTGGGCTCGGTCGGCATCGCCATGGTCAGCGGGCCAGCCATCCGCCATCGACGGGAAGGATGATGCCGTGCACGTAGTCGGCGGCGTGCGAGCACAGGAACAGCACGGCGCCGGCGATGTCGGACGCCTCGGCCCAGCGGCCGGCCGGGATGCGGTCGAGGATCGCCTTGCTGCGCTCGGCGTCCGCGCGCAGGTCCTTCGTGTTCGCGGTCGCGACGTAGCCGGGGGCCACGGCATTGACGTTGACGCCCTTGTCGGCCCACTCGTTGGCGAGCGCCTTGGTCAGGCCGGCGACGGCCGACTTCGAGGACGTGTAGCCGGGCACGTTGACGCCGCCCTGGAAGCTGAGCAGCGAGGCGGTGTTGACGATCTTGCCGCCGCCGCGGGTCATCATCGACTTGCCGACCTCGCGCGACAGGATGAACGTCGAGCGGAGGTTGACGTCGACGACGTAGTCGAAGTCCTCGTCGGAGTGGATCGCGGCGGGCGCGCGACGGATGGTGCCGCCGTTGTTGATGAGGATGTCGACGTCCAGGGCGGCGAGCGTCGCGGCCAGCTCGGTGACCTGCTCGCGCACGGCGAAGTCGGCGAGCAGCGGCGTGAACTTCCGGCCGAGCGACTCGATCGCGGTGCGCGCGGCGCTCTCGCCCATCGGCATGTCGAAGCTGACGCCGATGATGTCTGCGCCCGCGCGGGCGAGGGACTCGGCGATCGCGAGGCCGATGCCCTGGCTCGCGCCGGTGACGACCGCGATCTTGCCCTCGAGGCTGAACAGGCTCTCGGCGTAGCTGGCCGGGGTGCTGGCGATGGTGGCATTCGTCATGGGGTGATGCTCCTTCTCGGTCGTGCGGGACGGGCGGTGGTGCGTGCTCGTGGTGTCAGGAGGGAAAGCCCAGGGCCGTGGAGAGCTTCTGGGCGGCGGCGACGGCCATCGGGGCCATCGCCTCGATCTGGTCGAAGGTGTGCTCCAGGAGCAGCGTCGAGATGCTGATCCCGTACGCGACGTGCCCGGTGTGGTCCCGGACCGGCGCCGCGACGCAGCCGATCCCGGGCACGTTCTCCTCCCGGTCGAGGGCGTAGCCCAGGCGGCGCACGCTCTCGAGCTCGGCGCGCAGGGCGCCGGGGGTGGTGAGGGTGTGCGGCGTGCGGCCGGGCAGTCCGGCGCGGGCTACGAAGCGGTCGAGCTGGTCGTCCGTGAAGTCCGCGAGCACGTTCTTGCCGATTCCGGTCGAGTGCAGCGGGACCGCCAGGCCGACGCGGGACGGCATCAGGTACGGCCGGTCCGAGTCGGCCCGGACCAGGTAGACGATCTCGTCGCCGCTCACGGCACCGAGGTGCACGGTGCACCCCGACTCCTCGACGAGCGCGTCGGCGAACGGGCGGGCGATCGCCGAGATGTCGATGCGCTGGAGGGCGGTGCCCGCCAGCGACAGGATCTTCGGCCCGGGCAGGTAGCCGCCGTCGTCGGCCACGGCGAGGAACTGCCGGTCGAGCAGCGTCGCGACGATGCGGTGGACGGTGGCCTTGGCCAGTCCCGTCGCGTCGACGACGTCGGTGAAGCGGGGCTCGGCGAGCGCTGCCTCGAGCACAAGCAGGGTCTTCTCGCTCGCGCTCGTCGCCGCCTGGTGCCGAACCGTGCTCACCACCGTGCTCACCGCTGCCTCCTCGTTCTGCCCGACCGGATCCGACGCCGCGCGCTCAGCGCATGTCCGCGATCGGGAACCCGTCCATGTCGTCGAACGCCTGGTTCTCGCCCGCCATGGCCCACACGAACGTGTAGCTCGCCGAGCCGACGCCGGAGTGCACGGACCAGCTCGGGGACACGATGGCCTCGCGGTTGCCCACGACGAGGTGCCGGGTCTCGCTGGGCTCCCCCATGATGTGGATGACGCGCGCGTCGGCCGGCAGGTCGAAGTACAGGTAGCACTCGGTCCGGCGGTCGTGGGTGTGCGCCGGCATGGTG harbors:
- a CDS encoding SDR family oxidoreductase; amino-acid sequence: MSAPFDLTGKTAAVTGGGRGLGRGITEALLVAGADVVVLGRNAVPDDLVAYGASLGRRVHFATLDLADSDAIAVTAAHVLADHQVDILVNNAGTQDRYPAVDFPLEAWDRVLDINVRAVFQLCQLFGRPMLERGEGKIVNLASLLSFQGGLTVPAYAASKGAVAQLTKALCNEWSSKGVNVNAVAPGYMATEMNTALLADPARMEQLSVRIPAGRWGQPDDIGNVVVFLASPAATYVHGQVLAVDGGWLAR
- a CDS encoding SDR family oxidoreductase; protein product: MTNATIASTPASYAESLFSLEGKIAVVTGASQGIGLAIAESLARAGADIIGVSFDMPMGESAARTAIESLGRKFTPLLADFAVREQVTELAATLAALDVDILINNGGTIRRAPAAIHSDEDFDYVVDVNLRSTFILSREVGKSMMTRGGGKIVNTASLLSFQGGVNVPGYTSSKSAVAGLTKALANEWADKGVNVNAVAPGYVATANTKDLRADAERSKAILDRIPAGRWAEASDIAGAVLFLCSHAADYVHGIILPVDGGWLAR
- the eda gene encoding bifunctional 4-hydroxy-2-oxoglutarate aldolase/2-dehydro-3-deoxy-phosphogluconate aldolase, which translates into the protein MDYLMDVLASLRAARLVPVVVLDDAADADSLAGALVAGGLPVAEVTFRTAAARDSIKAMSARGDILVGAGTVLTAEQVDQAVEAGANYIVSPGLSRAVVERCQEHGVLALAGAVTATEIQAALELGLTTVKFFPAGTSGGAAAIKALAAPFGQVSFVPTGGVGPKNLADYLALANVAAVGGSWMCPRDLVTAGNFAGITALTLEAVALAASLTAGK
- a CDS encoding zinc-dependent alcohol dehydrogenase — encoded protein: MTMMTAARWVAADDVEVGQVPVPVVPAGWALVKVAYNGICGTDLSILHGKHPRATAPLIMGHEMSGWVEVAGATGPAAGTLVVVEPLISCGQCKACLDGLTHVCRNLGLYGIDAAGAMAQYVALPPEVLHAVPAGVDPRTATLAEPLAVAVHAVDLSGMAAGDTVAVYGAGPIGVLTALVARHAGAKHVVITEPSAWRREVAAGLGFTVVAPDSTMAATLAPLTGGEGADTTFDSAAHPTVAAELAATTRVRGRIVVVGVYKQPTPIDLQAICFKEQTVIGVRVYTTADVTAAIDLIATDALHLAAFPTKAFDLADVSAAFDAATSGQDCLKVLLTPLPGKADA
- a CDS encoding C-terminal binding protein is translated as MAGPLTMAMPTEPTTRIVITECDHDSFAPEHDLTDPAGAELVLTQSRSAAELIANAADADAILVQYAQITAEVMDALPRLRAIGRYGVGVDSVDIAAATARGIAVCNVPDYGTESVSDHAIGLTLAAVRGIPRLDRGVRAGSFDLAAVRPLFQTRGRVFGIIGLGLIGTATARKAAGLGYEVIAYDVAATPGQVFHGFAAVTLDELLERSQVISLHTPLTDETRGMIGAAELARMRTDAILVNTSRGGVVDGDALVEALRAGSILGAAIDVHESEPLAAGHPLTTFDSVVLTPHLAWYTEESYDELKRRTVENVLEVCAGRAPRNIVNPEVLGTPGRNSTCAPSTAVTGD
- a CDS encoding IclR family transcriptional regulator — translated: MSTVVSTVRHQAATSASEKTLLVLEAALAEPRFTDVVDATGLAKATVHRIVATLLDRQFLAVADDGGYLPGPKILSLAGTALQRIDISAIARPFADALVEESGCTVHLGAVSGDEIVYLVRADSDRPYLMPSRVGLAVPLHSTGIGKNVLADFTDDQLDRFVARAGLPGRTPHTLTTPGALRAELESVRRLGYALDREENVPGIGCVAAPVRDHTGHVAYGISISTLLLEHTFDQIEAMAPMAVAAAQKLSTALGFPS